The following are from one region of the Mycobacteriales bacterium genome:
- a CDS encoding TraR/DksA C4-type zinc finger protein, with protein sequence MADDVAAVLAAKRAELEAELARLALPTSEPSGISFGKRIGEGTSVAVDRLSQVAAHDRLQEVLADVLRAQEKLEEDTYGTCDRCGGPIAPERLDALPWATRCVACAAKRD encoded by the coding sequence ATGGCGGACGACGTGGCGGCGGTGCTGGCAGCCAAGCGAGCCGAGCTCGAGGCCGAACTGGCCCGGCTCGCTCTCCCGACCAGCGAGCCGAGCGGGATCTCCTTCGGCAAGCGGATCGGGGAAGGGACCAGTGTCGCGGTCGACCGGTTGTCGCAGGTCGCGGCGCACGACCGGCTGCAGGAAGTGCTGGCCGACGTGCTCCGCGCACAGGAGAAACTCGAGGAAGACACCTACGGCACGTGCGACCGGTGCGGCGGCCCGATCGCTCCGGAACGCCTCGATGCACTGCCCTGGGCGACCCGTTGCGTGGCCTGCGCTGCCAAACGCGACTAG
- a CDS encoding amidase family protein: MADRAGSDQAVWRVEGNPLVRGTPGGPLTGTTVAVKDLYAVAGQRIGAGNPTWLAGAPVEESNAWAIDALLAAGADIAGLAQTDEFAYSLSGTNVHYGTPPNPASPGHIPGGSSNGPASAVALGLADVGLGSDTAGSIRIPASYCGLLGFRPTHAAVSTTGLLPLAPSFDTVAWLARDAATLARVGDVLLPQACATPLTVGLLADDLLALADPEVAAAVESAGRSLVGPTVRSIPSLCEGNLDAWRAAFRAVQGAQAWRANGPWITEHPGALGPGIADRFAQASRVRPEQEDRAADILRSAARALADRIPPGTAILLPAASSTAPAAQLSADRKEAIRSGTVALTCLASLAGLPAAVLARLDVQGGPVGLCAIAGPGQDRALLDLAVGQAATTPTR; the protein is encoded by the coding sequence ATGGCGGACCGTGCGGGAAGCGACCAGGCGGTCTGGCGGGTCGAGGGCAATCCGCTGGTGCGCGGCACCCCTGGCGGACCGCTCACCGGAACGACGGTGGCCGTGAAGGATCTGTACGCCGTCGCCGGTCAGCGGATCGGCGCCGGCAACCCGACGTGGCTCGCCGGTGCGCCGGTCGAGGAGTCGAACGCCTGGGCGATCGATGCCCTGCTCGCCGCGGGTGCCGACATCGCCGGCCTGGCGCAGACCGACGAGTTCGCCTACAGCCTGTCCGGGACCAACGTCCACTACGGGACACCACCGAATCCAGCGTCGCCCGGGCACATCCCCGGCGGGTCGTCGAACGGGCCGGCCAGCGCGGTCGCGCTCGGCCTGGCCGACGTCGGCCTCGGAAGCGACACCGCCGGGTCGATCCGGATCCCGGCCTCCTACTGCGGGCTGCTCGGGTTCCGGCCCACCCACGCGGCGGTGTCCACGACCGGCTTGCTGCCGCTCGCCCCCTCCTTCGACACCGTGGCATGGCTGGCCCGCGACGCCGCCACTCTCGCCCGGGTCGGCGACGTCTTGTTGCCCCAGGCCTGCGCCACGCCGCTGACGGTCGGTCTCCTCGCCGATGATCTCCTCGCGCTGGCCGACCCGGAGGTCGCAGCGGCAGTGGAATCGGCCGGCCGCAGCCTCGTCGGACCGACCGTCCGCAGCATCCCGTCGCTGTGCGAGGGCAACCTCGACGCCTGGCGGGCGGCGTTCCGGGCCGTACAGGGCGCGCAGGCGTGGCGGGCGAACGGGCCCTGGATCACCGAGCATCCCGGGGCGCTCGGGCCGGGGATCGCCGATCGCTTCGCGCAGGCCTCCCGTGTGAGGCCCGAGCAGGAGGACCGCGCCGCCGACATACTGCGTTCCGCCGCGCGGGCGCTCGCCGACCGGATCCCGCCCGGTACGGCGATCTTGCTGCCGGCGGCGAGCAGTACGGCGCCCGCGGCGCAGCTGAGTGCGGATCGCAAGGAGGCCATCCGATCGGGCACCGTCGCGCTGACCTGCCTGGCCAGCCTCGCCGGTCTCCCGGCAGCCGTCCTCGCCCGGCTCGACGTCCAGGGCGGGCCGGTCGGACTCTGCGCGATCGCCGGACCCGGCCAGGACCGGGCGCTGCTCGACCTCGCGGTCGGTCAGGCGGCGACGACACCGACCCGGTGA